ccagaaacgaaggatgatccttagacttcgaaagactactcgaaagatgctAATCTTTCGAGCTGTCCCTAATCGAAAGATGAACTTTCgatatcgaaggatatctttcggaagattctgacacaactgacacaaggttgacgggtaggtgggaaaggtgatgggttggtgcacaactttcggcagaaggtatgtgcagacctgacttttcaccaactttttggactttcaaaaagtttacccaaaatAGACACAATCTTAtccaaaccagtcaccggaatataTGATCGGAAaatggccggaaaaatcaaagtctcgtaaaaacaagttttcaagttacccaaaccaaccttgaacactcccgaaggtttagaaaccgtttttcagtttagaaaagcaagaaaaaccaccaaaacgggtgctaaacctagtgtccaaacacaccaagaactcgaacaactcggttttaaacaaggtaaagagcaaggctctgataccacttgaaggtcccttttcgcggaggattacgaacctaaaccttgttatactaacccactagcaagtgcggaatccaagctagtaggcaaaccgagatgaagcaagtagagaaacaaacacacaagatttcaccgattaacaccactgtattaatacgtatgaaggttccggttacaagcacaatgtttacaaacagattgcaaactctcaaagtgtgtgtgtgtgagtttcggacagaagctctcaactctctaactttctgtctctctaagtgtgcatctccctttcacactacactgcatgggtatatatatacccagcacaggttgtctatcccgaaggatccgatagatggtccgaaggatcatctatcgaggacaagtcattcgaaggatgagcagggacctcgaaggatgatccttcgaggtctaacagtcgaaccatatctatcgaccatctcgaaggatcaacagtatccttcgagtctatccttcgagcctatccttcgagacagactaaCATACTACGgcttattggccaagtcaaactaggaggatagttgacttggtcaacttacagactaacttaggacatcgtttacatacagaccgaatacagacaaagtacagacacaagtgcaccaacaggatacatgagtatattcgagtggagtgatacacaattaagtttaagtttctaaaacactaatatcgtatctcaaatcgattgaaatttgtgtgaaaatttaaagtggaccaatatactgacaatctaggtaaattggttagaactgaaaatgtttaaagcttaacggtgttagtgatttgtctcaaaactgatatgatcctcttgcacaaactcacaaaaatattgtctgtaaatatttcatttctgcgttttttttgtttttctagtAGTGTCAGTTATCatctttcagaaaattcaaaaagatttttggtgtgttttagcataaattttgaaaaagtcaaaaagatttttgacgactgatattgaaaagcagatttttcaaaattctaagtgctaaacatgatgaacagacggCTTGGGAAAGTGTGTTGTTTTGATGAGAAAAATGTTACAATTCCAAGTGGTACATCATTATCTGATTGATTGATGTGTTTGTGAtagtttatatgcttaaatgtttttCATAAAAGTTATGTTTGTGATAGAGTTTTTGTGCAGAAAAAatcaatatttgagggggagtgcatgttggAGCTGAGGAACTTAAAAGATGTCAACATCCAAGAAaagaagtttgttggtgataaaagagaagatagagagagagaagcccagagactgatcaagactgaaggtgcgaagactcgacattgtcgtgactcgatggatgactccgtcaacatctgagggggagtctattggtgcactacatctgttgacttcgtcttggatcaagtcttagtcttagattgttagatcaggtcacgttttacgagaaaatatgagattgtatgaatgtttgtgataggtttcgcttatagggacatataggcaggtttcgcttatgtgtcactatgtagtttcgcttatacggcaaGTATtagttccgcttgaatgtcagctgaaggttccgcttgaatgtcatGTACAAACAAGCGAAACCTTAGCACCTATATATAGTCTTACAAACGAATCATTTGTAACGAAGTCTTGTAACTCGTATCGAAGTGCTGTCGGATCGAGATTTGATTGTAAATTGTCATTATTCAATacagaaaggtgtttaaagtgatttgctagctgtttctacgttgattacttgttttccgcacctgtaattgacgaaaactcctctgaacgactcgttcgggtcgataCACGATCCTACATATGTTTACACGGCGCGACAAGAACTATGGTCGTGGAAGGAGTTTTGGAAACCATGGACAAGGAAGGTTTAATTCATCACAAGGCAAGTGGCGTGATGAAAAGTTTAGACAAGAAGAAAGAGGCGGAAGTATCTCGCGTGATGATTCCAAGAACAAGGACGAAGGTTATGATAGGAGGAATAGAAACCCTAGAGATCAAAATCGCTTCAAGAAAGATATGAGAGAAGTGGAGTGTTACAATTGCCATGAGTTTGGACATTATGCCTCTCAGTGCCCGAAAGCAAAACAAGCACGGGAGGAATCACACTTGTTAGAAGAGGACGAGGAACCAACACTCTTGATGGCAATTACAGAAGAAGAAAGTTCAGAAACAGAAAGTGACATGAAAAGAGAATTAGAATCTTGGAAGTTTGATATGCTCcaggattttgaaataaagaaacaagAGTTCGAGACTGAGATGAAAAACAGAGAAATACAGTTCGAAAGGCAAATGCATGAAAGGGAAACATCATTTGCAGAAAAGATGAGCAAAGAAATTGAAAAATTGAAGTCAGAAAGCATACAGTTAGAGACAAACAAGAGATGCAAGGGATGCGAAGAGATATCATCCAAGAACGGATTATCACCAGAAAACAACATTGTCAAAGATGACAAATCAAATTGCAAGAACAGGAAACATGAAGTAGTTCGTGATATACCATCTAAAGACGAACCTGACAAAGACATAGAAGATGACACGCATGTTAAATATGGTGATATTCAAACGTGTGAAGACATCAAAGAATTTGCTCATGTTCAAAACAAAGTTCGTGTTGCAAGTGTTGGAGAATCTGATCAAGAAGTCAATCAAGAAGTCAAGCAAGTGACCAGTAGAAAACCGAAGTTTAAAGACAAGGATCTTCTGCAACAAGTTCGTGATAAAGATGGAGAAGCACATGATGGCAATCAAGACATGGAGAAAGACCAAGGTGCAAGGAAAGAAGTTCAAGTGGAAAATGAAGACTTCATTCTCTTAAAGAATGAAGATGCTAAAGCATGAAGATGTTCAAGGCATGGATTAAGAAATTAGGGGGGAATATTAATAGTAAATTCCTTAATCCATATATGTTGAAAGTAGCGGGTAGTTTATGTAATTAgtttaaagtagtatagataggTAGTTATAAAGTTGAGGGGCTGAAGGTGACAAGACAGAAGTTTGTAACCGCCATACTAAAGGAAAAGATGCGTCCCTTGGACACACCTCTTGTTCGAATTCAGCCACGAGAAAGGGAGGGGACGCGACTCTTGGACAAGGAGACACACCCCTTCACAATCACTCTCATCCACAATATCTAGAGACACACCTATTCACGAAGAGACATGTCTATTGGATCGCACCTTttagattagtataaatagggttagATATTTCAATTGCAGATACATACTCATACATACAGAATCATTATTCATTCAGAAATAAAAGGTACTAGTTTGTTTATTATTGTTCTTTATTACTttgttcatcatcatcaagaagATCTGGGCAACAGTATTAGTGCAAATCATTTGGTCAAATTTAGATGTTGGGTGGAGAGGGATGAGCAAATATTCATGGATGTTGTAACTTGTGCTTTAGACTTTCGGTTATTAAGGATCAGTGGGTATGAAGTATCCTCAGGTATATATCTGAAATAAAAACATATAATAGGTCGTTTACTTTATATCATTATATTATTGTTATATAGTATTTCATTTCATTGGAAGAAATTACTAATGAAGGAGCTTTCAAAGACGAATATGCAGCTCTTGAAGTGTATAATGTATCACAGGTTTTATACCCAGAGGAATTATCTTTTGGAGTGCAAATCTTGAAGTCGGGTGATTTTCCCAAAAGGATAATATCCACTGATTCAAACAGGCTTTCTAAATTTATTTGCAAAGAGGTTCTATTTTTCACTTTTACTCTGACTCGTAATTACATCTCTTTCTCATGTCCGTGTAACCAACATATTTGAATGGTTAATATAACCAGGTGGACAATGCTCTTAAGTTCCCCTTTAATATCGGTTTAGAACGCACAAACACTAGGCGATACAAGAATTTTGAAAACTACATATCCTTGAGATTTTGATTTCAAGTGTAAATATTTGAAATATTAAGCAGCGCATAGCTCTGAATATTTTACTCTGGTTAATGACAGATCATCAAATATTAGCAACAACGATTGCCTAAGGTTTGCCTAGCTCCTGCCAATCTATTTATCTTAAAGAATTAAAAGGTCTTGAAAGGTGtgtaactgaagttagtttttgtAATAtttacattttgatttgattaacaAATAAGTGATGATGTGGCGTCAGGTGGATTGGAGATACAGCTTTCAAATGGCAATAACGAGATGTAAAAGCCATGTTATTCAAAATGTAAGATATGCAACGTTTACTACTTTATATACTAAAAGGTGTTCATTTATTTATTCTCCACATATACAAAAACCAACTAGAGGAATAGTGTCACACAAACCAACTAGAGGAATAGTGCCACACAGCTGTGTGGCACTCCCTTATTGGACCACCagttttattgttttatattcgtttaaaattacgatttcgtccttaatttaaaataaaattatgttttcgcccccacttcaaaataaaattacgtttttgtccttcgctcaaaattacgactttaccctcggttcaaaattatgattttttccccagattacaactacaattttggccccagttcaaaataaatttttgctttCGCCCAAACTAAAAATGACGATTTCGCATTTTCGCCCCTTTCAAAAATTATTATTTCGCCttaagtttaaaattatgtttttgcccggttcaaaataaaactatgcttttgccccctattcaaaattacgattttgtcatcagttcaaaattttgaatttgcccgagttcaaattaaaaatatagttttgtccccagcttaaaattacgattttgtccttagTGCAAAGTTATATTACGCTTTTGTCTCCGGTTCAAATTTATAGTATTGCCATCACTTTAACTtttgccaaattacgattttacctaagtcaacaaatacaactttgccctcaattacagtattgctatcgttttagtttttttagcaaaattataaaagtgttttttattttacttgactggatttaatttttttccatgTCAAGGAGCTTACTAAAAGTCGCTCATTAATCCTTACAAgctacagttttgccctgagctctgaactacggtcttgtcatcgttttagtttttttcctaacaaaactataatagtgtttttttaattgattgataattattcggccatcgccccgcaacgcgggcggtgGCATTAACTAGTTGTTTACATAGTGGTTGGATGCGATGAATAGTGCGTTGAGGGAAGCTATGTGGACAAGAGATGCTTATGTACCAACAACAAATGAATATATGGAAAATGCTTATGTGTTGTTTGCATCAGGCCCGATTGTACTCCCCTTATTTATTTTGTGGGACCCAAATTGTCAGAAGAGATTGTCAAAAGCTTCAAGTATCATTATCTATACGAGCTAATGAGCACCTAGGGCTGGCTTCTGAATGATATCCATAGCTTCAAGGTATATGGTCAACGGCAGAGCTTGAACAAATATATAGGGGGATGAACTCAAGAAAATCAGGAAGGACAACAATTTTTAGGCAAAATTAAGTATATACAATTTCCAGATGAAATACGTGTAGATTTACACACCTTAGAAATAAAACGGGGAGGGGGCACCCCAGTCGCCTCTTAAAAGCTTTGCCTATGATAGCAATGAGTTAGAAACAATATGTGGGTCTTTTGAAATGGGTGGGTTAGTAGCCCATGGGTCACGATTGACACAACTGGAGGTTCATGAAAAGGGCTAGAGGAGTTAAAAATTAATATTCCATGCATGTTAAACTACCCATGTCGCCACCACCAACAATTTCTTTTAATTATTTCCATATTCTCATGCAGTTAATTTCTATGCTTTTGCAAGTTGTATTTCTTGCTTATTAGGTAGTACTAATTGGTTTTTATTTGCTTTATATGTACTGAACTTTTATTTTAATGGAGGTGGTTGATTTGTTTGGAAAAAAAAGTTTATTCTCTGTGTTTCTCTTTGTACATGAGTAACCAGATTCCTTTGCTAATCTAAGTTTGGCAACTTGGGTGGTGTTTCTGTATCCTGGTTCAGTTTTAGGTTTGCCCAACGAATTCGATTGAGTGGTGTTTCTGTATCTTAATCGATTCGTTGTTATTCGATTACATACTTCATATCCGTTACTTACTCTGATTCctatcatttggtatcagagtCGAAGACACGATTCGTTTTCGACTCATTTTCCTTTCTTCAacatcacaaaaaaaaaacctcagTCCCAACAATGGCCTATGAAAATAGAACGATGGAGCAACAGTTAAAGGAAGTGCAAGATCAGATGCAGGCGTTGACGATAGCCATGCAGAGACGAAACACTGACCGAACCCCTCCTTGGTATAggcctgatgatgatgatgacgacagTGATACCTACTCAACTGCCGGTGACTACAACCCATACGGGCGCCGACATCGTGATACTCATCACAGGAGTGATATCAAGGTTGATATCCCTGAATATGATGGACGTTTGGATCCTGACGAGTTTGTAGAGTGGCTACGTACAGTCGAAAGAGTGTTTGATTACAAGCAAACAGGGGAGGAAAAGAAGGTAAAACTTGTTTCTTTAAAGCTAAGAAAGTACGCTTCAACATGGTGGGCAAATGTGTGTTTGCAAGGTGAGAAATTTGGCAAAGAAAAGGTCCGATCTTGGAGTAAGATGAAGAAACTCCTCAAGACAAAATTTATGCCTCCGTACTATCTTCAAGAAAGCTTTTCTAAACTGCATTTTATCAAGCAGGGATCAAGAACTGTCAAAGAGTATTCCCAGGAGTTTGAACATCTACTTATGAAGTACAATTTAAGCGAAGACGACCCCCAAACACTAACACTGGTGCGATACCTTGGTGGGTTAGAATCATCAATTTCTAACGTGGTGGAGTTACAGCCCTACACAACATTGGCTGAGCTTACATTATTGGCGCACAAGGTGGAGGGTCAGCAAAAGGCATGGGGTAAAGTTGAGGCGACCAAACCATCACACAAAACAACGGTTCATACACCTATACCTACACCTAGTTCAATCCCATCTTCGAGTTCAGGCACTTTAAAAACTTTGGAGTTACCAGAAGGTTCAGCCACCGCCTCGAGACACACCCGCCGTTGTTTCCAATGCCAAGGATTAGGTCATATTGCGTCTGAGTGCCCTAACAAATGGATCATTACACGTGCTGAGTTTGAAGACCTGGTTGGACCTAAGTTTGATGAAGAACCAAACCGGCAGCAAGATACAAATGAGGTGGTAATAGGTCCAGATGAGGGAGATTGTTTGGTAATACATCGAGCTCTAAATGTGACCGCTATTCAATGCGAAAACCTGCAGCGCGAAGCTCTTTTCCATACCCGTTGCACCATTCGGGACAAGGTTTGTTCACTTGTTATTGATGGTGGGAGTTGCACCAATGTTGCATCCCAAACCATGATATCCAAACTGAGTTTGTCTACCGAACCACACCCTTCTCCTTATGATATCCAATGGCTAAATCAAGGAAAAGGCATACGTGTTTCAAATCGTGTTTTACTTTCATTCTCTATTGGAAACCTATACAAGGATGAAATTTGGTGCGAAGTAATTCCAATGGATGCATGTCACGTCTTGTTAGGTCGTCCTTGGTTGTTCGATCGTCGGGTTGTTCATGACGGGTACAAGAACACGTATTCGTTTGTCCAAGATGAAAGAAAGATAATGTTACTACCCATGGTCTACACTAATGCAATTGATTGTCGCACCATGGTTATCTCTAAGTATGCTAACATGCCTTCACAAGACCTTATGAGGATTAATGAGTTTCTGCATATTGAATTTAGTAAGCCAAAAGGAGTCCACAGAGGTACTGTTCGTGAGCCAGAGATTACTCATCTAAGTTTGAGGTCAAACTTTTTCAAAGGGGGATAGGATGATAGCAATGAGTTAGAAACAATATGTGGGTCTTTTGAAATGGGTGGGTCAGTAGCCCATGGGTCACGATTGACACAACTGGAGGTTCATGAAAAGGGCTAGAGGAGTTAAAAATTAATATTCCAGGCATGTTAAACTACCCATGTCGCCACCACCAACAATTTCTTTTAATTATTTTGATATTCTCATGCAGTTAGTTTCTATGCTTTTGCAAGTTGTATTTCTAGCTTATTAGGTAGTACTAGTTGGTTTTTGTTTGCTTTATATGTACTGAACTTTTATTTTAATAGAGGTGGTTGATTTGTTGAAAAAAAGTTTATTCTCTGTGTTTCTCTTTGTATGTGAGTAACTAGATTCCTTTGCTAATCTAAGTTTGGTAACTTGGGTGGTGTTCTTTGGACCCTAATAGTGAACTAGGTGGTGTTTTTGTATCCTGCTTCAGTTTTAGGTTTGCCTAACGAATTCGATTGAGTGGTGTTTCTGTATCTTAATCGATCCATTGTTATTCGATTTCATACTTCATATCCGTTACCTACTCTGATTCCTGTCAGCCTATGTATTAAAAGTGTTTATGGCATGATAATTCtcaatgttttgtattgataattAACACCATTTAAATAGGGAAAATACAACCGTATTTTAGGAATAGATATACATTGATTACAAGATATAAAATATAATGTAATCAGATTTGCTAAGACTCCCCCGCAGTTTGAGCGGGTGGCGGACAAACGCTCAAGCTGGACCGAAAAGACTAGAATAGTTGCCTGGATAATCTCTTGGTGAATAGTTGTCTGGATAATCTCTAGGTGAATATGTCAGTGTACTGAAGAGAGGATGGAGCATGTAGAACACGTATGTGCCCAATGCGGACCTTTTCTCTAACAAAGTGGATGTCAATTTCTATGTGCTTGGTTCTCTGGTGCTGAACTGATTATCTGATAAATAAACGACAGAGGTCTGTCTTAATGGCATATGGAGCTCAAGTAATAGATTCCGAAGCCATGTTTCCTCTGCCATAGCATTAGCCACACCTTGATATTCTGCTTCCGCTGGATCTTGAAACCATTGGTTGACGCTTTGATGACCAAGACAATAGAATATCCCCAAGGAAAACACAATAACCACTTGTAGAGCATCTAGAATCATGGGAACAACCATAGTCTGCATCTGAATAGTCCACTAAAGCATGAGATTTGGACTTCACAACTCGAATACGATAGTTAATAGAGTGAATTACAAGTTTTGACCTTAATTTTTATACCTAATTTTAGACGGTGTCCCCTTTAAAATTGACGAGCTTTGTACTTAATATTTCAAAATCTT
This is a stretch of genomic DNA from Helianthus annuus cultivar XRQ/B chromosome 16, HanXRQr2.0-SUNRISE, whole genome shotgun sequence. It encodes these proteins:
- the LOC110920060 gene encoding uncharacterized protein LOC110920060 yields the protein MEQQLKEVQDQMQALTIAMQRRNTDRTPPWYRPDDDDDDSDTYSTAGDYNPYGRRHRDTHHRSDIKVDIPEYDGRLDPDEFVEWLRTVERVFDYKQTGEEKKVKLVSLKLRKYASTWWANVCLQGEKFGKEKVRSWSKMKKLLKTKFMPPYYLQESFSKLHFIKQGSRTVKEYSQEFEHLLMKYNLSEDDPQTLTLVRYLGGLESSISNVVELQPYTTLAELTLLAHKVEGQQKAWGKVEATKPSHKTTVHTPIPTPSSIPSSSSGTLKTLELPEGSATASRHTRRCFQCQGLGHIASECPNKWIITRAEFEDLVGPKFDEEPNRQQDTNEVVIGPDEGDCLVIHRALNVTAIQCENLQREALFHTRCTIRDKVCSLVIDGGSCTNVASQTMISKLSLSTEPHPSPYDIQWLNQGKGIRVSNRVLLSFSIGNLYKDEIWCEVIPMDACHVLLGRPWLFDRRVVHDGYKNTYSFVQDERKIMLLPMVYTNAIDCRTMVISKYANMPSQDLMRINEFLHIEFSKPKGVHRGTVREPEITHLSLRSNFFKGG